DNA sequence from the Alkaliphilus metalliredigens QYMF genome:
TTTTTCTTGATATGTAATACATTTCTAAGATAGACACTATGGCTTAGATAATGAAAGGGGCAATATAATTAATGATTCATAAATTTACACAAGATAATGTACATATTGTTTTAGATGTTAATGGAGGGGCAGTTCATGTTGTGGATCCATTGGTCTACGAAATTTTAGATTACTATCCAGGCTCCAGCAGTCCAGAGATAATCGAAAAACTAAAGAGAAATTATCGTGAAACAGAAATCATAGAGGGTATAGATGAGATAGAATTACTAAAGGAACAGGGACTTTTGTTTACCCAAGATAGGTACCAGCAACATGAGAGCTTTCAAAATAAAAAGACTGTGGTTAAAGCCCTGTGTTTACATATTGCCCATGACTGTAATATTCGTTGCAAGTATTGTTTTGCTTCTCAAGGGGACTTTCAAGGGGACCGTAGCTTCATGAGCCTCGAAGTAGGGAAAAAAGCCATTGATTTTCTTTTGGAGAACTCAGGAAATAGAAAAAATTTAGAGGTTGATTTTTTTGGTGGGGAACCATTAATGAACTTTGATGTTGTCAAAGGGCTTGTGGATTATGGAAGAAGTCGTGAAAAGGATTTTGATAAAAACATTCGGTTTACCATGACCACAAATGGTGTACTGCTAAATGATGAGAATATGGAATATATCAATGAAAATATGCACAATGTCGTTCTCAGTATTGATGGCCGAAAGGCAGTCAATGATCATATGAGATACACCATCAATGGACAGGGCACCTATGATGTGATTGTTCCAAAATTAAGGAAGATGGTTGAAATGAGGAAGGACAAGCATTGTTATGTTAGAGGGACATTTACCAAGCATAATT
Encoded proteins:
- the scfB gene encoding thioether cross-link-forming SCIFF peptide maturase; its protein translation is MIHKFTQDNVHIVLDVNGGAVHVVDPLVYEILDYYPGSSSPEIIEKLKRNYRETEIIEGIDEIELLKEQGLLFTQDRYQQHESFQNKKTVVKALCLHIAHDCNIRCKYCFASQGDFQGDRSFMSLEVGKKAIDFLLENSGNRKNLEVDFFGGEPLMNFDVVKGLVDYGRSREKDFDKNIRFTMTTNGVLLNDENMEYINENMHNVVLSIDGRKAVNDHMRYTINGQGTYDVIVPKLRKMVEMRKDKHCYVRGTFTKHNLDFSQDVLHLADLGFDNVSVEPVVASPEHDYSIGREDLKEVFENYEILSREYVNRKKSGNPFNFFHFMIDLKQGPCVIKRIAGCGAGAEYLAITPQGEIYPCHQFVGNEKFKLGDVTDNSLKEVLYHEFADAHIYNKEKCNDCWAKFYCSGGCHANAYNFNQDIYKPYDIGCEMEKKRIECALTIQAKLMEEDQDDQGSR